Within Winogradskyella helgolandensis, the genomic segment AGCTCTTAGTATATATGTGCTCTAAGGTTGTAGCATCAAACACTCTTATGGCATAATCATTTACATCTTTATAAATATTATCTGTAGCCATTGCCAAATATTTTCCATTTGGGGATATATCGATACTAGTTTGACGATCTTGTCGATTGCCAAATAAGAACCTTTTTTTTGCTACCGTAGCTTCGAATAATTTCTTTTTGCTATGTGATCCACTTTTTATATTAAATGTATGACAGTAAACCAAACGCTCTTTTGCCTTAGGCGAGAAGACCGTAAACACTTTAATCTCATCTCCATAGACAACTTCGCCTATATACCTTTCCTTTTTGTCACTTTTTACTACTAGGTTATGAGTTTTATTAAGGTTATTGTCAAAAACATCAAACAATATATCATGCTTACTCTCTCTAACGATGCCTGTTAATCCATATTCAGTAGTATGAATCGTTAATACATCTATAGCTTTTTCTTTATCCTTGTATTCTGCGCTTTCGCTGACATTTAAGGTTGTGTTTTGAGCATTAATAATTGTAAATACAAATAATAAGATTAACGTAAATAGGTTTTTCATATAATTATTAATTAAAGTGTTAAAATAAAAAAACTTAAGCATTTACGGGCTTAAGTTTTATAATTATTTCCAATAAGAACGACGTATAAATCATCTAATATAAAATATAACCAACTCCTAAAAGAATTGCCATAAGGAACGTAGATAATGCTAAAACCTTTAATTGACTATCAAAATCATTAGCACTCTTTGCTCCTTTAATCTTTTTAACATGAATTAATAAAGGTATAAAAGCAACTAAATACAGAAAGTTATAAGGCTCTACATAGTACAGTATTGAAAACAGCATTGTTGTTAACATGGCACCAATGATAAGTGCAAAATGATAACGTTTAGCATCTTTTTTTCCTAATTTTATTGCTAATGTAATTTTTCCGGCATTGGTATCGGATTCAATGTCCCTCATATTATTTAAGTTTAACACACCCATGCTTAACAGACCAATTGAGATTGCTGGTAAAATAACAACATGGTCAATAGTATGCATAAAAAGGAAATAACTCCCTAATGTGCTAACCAATCCAAAAAACACAAACACAAAAACATCCCCAAGTGCACGGTATCCGTATGGTGACTTACCCATGGTATAATTTAAAGCCGCATAAACTGAAAGTCCACCAAGCAATAAAAACAATAAAATATTTAGAATACTACCAGGAGCAAATGCATT encodes:
- the menA gene encoding 1,4-dihydroxy-2-naphthoate octaprenyltransferase, with the translated sequence MEKIRPWLSAMRLRTLPLSVSGIILGGCFAYYNGHFNQWIFIFALLTTISLQILSNLANDYGDGVRGTDNDERVGPQRAIQSGAITPDEMMDGIKLNVIIVIISTMVLIWNAFAPGSILNILLFLLLGGLSVYAALNYTMGKSPYGYRALGDVFVFVFFGLVSTLGSYFLFMHTIDHVVILPAISIGLLSMGVLNLNNMRDIESDTNAGKITLAIKLGKKDAKRYHFALIIGAMLTTMLFSILYYVEPYNFLYLVAFIPLLIHVKKIKGAKSANDFDSQLKVLALSTFLMAILLGVGYILY